Proteins encoded within one genomic window of Trichocoleus sp. FACHB-46:
- a CDS encoding ParA family protein, with protein sequence MGFIIATANMKGGVGKTTLTINLATALAKNHGKRVLIVDLDTQISATLSLMAPGDFAKLRNNKRTLRHLVHRAIYSDKQLPNLVPEAVQAYMCNVKGLDLLPGDIDLYDEFLVSEMLFEKATKDSTKNFEQVWNNFEKGLISSILQPVLKDYDFIILDCAPGYNLLTRSALLASDFYVLPAKPEPLSLIGIQLLERRLAKLRETHKEGTPVKIQLLGITFMLSGNILTSRYYSQVMKRVNEDYSEAKIFKTRIPVDVNVSKAVDSFTPVVLSNPSSSGAKAFAGLAQEFLQKLTVAARLDQKPSKFALADME encoded by the coding sequence ATGGGATTTATCATCGCAACTGCAAACATGAAAGGTGGCGTTGGCAAAACGACCCTCACCATCAACTTAGCCACTGCCCTGGCCAAAAATCATGGCAAGCGAGTTTTAATTGTCGATCTCGACACCCAAATCAGCGCCACCCTCAGCCTCATGGCTCCCGGCGATTTTGCCAAGCTCCGCAACAATAAGCGCACCCTGCGACACCTAGTACATCGGGCCATTTATAGCGACAAACAACTGCCTAATCTTGTCCCTGAAGCAGTCCAAGCCTACATGTGTAATGTCAAAGGATTGGATTTGTTACCTGGAGATATTGATTTATACGATGAATTCTTAGTTTCTGAAATGCTGTTTGAAAAAGCCACAAAAGACAGCACCAAAAACTTTGAACAAGTTTGGAATAACTTTGAAAAAGGGCTTATTTCAAGTATTCTGCAACCTGTTCTGAAAGACTACGATTTCATCATTCTCGACTGCGCCCCTGGCTACAACCTTTTGACTCGCAGCGCTCTCTTAGCCAGTGATTTCTACGTTCTGCCTGCTAAACCCGAACCCCTCTCTCTAATCGGAATTCAACTTCTGGAACGACGCCTTGCCAAACTGCGAGAAACTCACAAGGAAGGTACACCAGTCAAGATTCAACTGCTGGGCATTACTTTTATGCTCTCTGGCAATATACTCACGAGTCGCTATTACAGCCAAGTCATGAAGCGGGTGAACGAAGACTACAGCGAAGCCAAAATCTTTAAGACTCGGATTCCTGTAGATGTGAATGTCTCTAAGGCTGTCGATTCATTTACCCCTGTGGTGCTCAGCAATCCGAGTTCATCAGGTGCTAAAGCCTTTGCGGGACTGGCCCAAGAATTTCTACAAAAACTCACGGTTGCGGCCCGCCTGGACCAAAAGCCTAGCAAGTTTGCCCTCGCTGACATGGAGTAA
- a CDS encoding VOC family protein, with protein sequence MTDIGFTHVALPVTNLDASIAFYGKYANMEAVHRRTDPKTGENVAWLTDHTRPFVIVLLQEPNVEHKLLPPAHLGVACESREVVDRLCDQAREEGCLNNGPADAGPPIGYWAFVTDPDGHILELTYGQEVALRVQETAKEKQPAESSV encoded by the coding sequence ATGACTGATATTGGATTCACCCATGTGGCCTTGCCCGTTACCAACTTGGACGCCAGCATTGCCTTTTATGGCAAATACGCCAACATGGAAGCGGTGCATCGGCGCACTGACCCCAAAACCGGGGAGAACGTAGCTTGGCTCACCGACCACACGCGGCCCTTTGTGATTGTGTTGCTACAAGAACCCAACGTCGAGCACAAACTTTTACCCCCTGCTCATCTAGGAGTCGCCTGCGAAAGCCGCGAAGTCGTCGATCGCCTCTGTGACCAAGCCAGAGAAGAAGGTTGTCTTAACAACGGCCCCGCTGATGCAGGCCCCCCAATTGGCTACTGGGCCTTTGTCACCGATCCAGATGGCCATATTCTAGAACTCACCTATGGGCAAGAAGTCGCCCTGCGCGTGCAAGAAACCGCCAAAGAAAAGCAACCCGCCGAGAGTTCGGTGTAG